A stretch of the Rosa rugosa chromosome 5, drRosRugo1.1, whole genome shotgun sequence genome encodes the following:
- the LOC133709239 gene encoding calcium-transporting ATPase 10, plasma membrane-type-like isoform X3 — MNHSIGLPYNPSNDLETGLKEDHVERMNRWTQAKLYLKALHRFRHTLVLKKAEEKKQAARKLLRAHTQALRAAAIFKEVADQVKGSGDYFPIEPDELARLTRSSDVDALQQYGGKEGLADLLKTDLDKGIDGDDLLKRTIKFGSNIYPPKTAMSRWTCLREALYDFTRIVLVIAFMGSVVMGILEETKKLGWHDVFSVAIAAAMFILITVLSEYIQARQFQHMIITEEIRNIKLKVIRAGRQVVVSNCDIVVGDVLPLKTGDEVPADGILIRGRSLAIDKSRVTGESKIFHKDSRNPFLRSGWKVAHGSATMLVTGVGKCTESGILRANTYSKDTENKTPLQVLLKEVATFMGAVGFMGAAIVAYVVWFRDFFTGDNSSNGSPEPGSTLEEVIRISTIAVAIFVVALPEVLPSAFNISRLSTMKKMKADNALMTVSEAYAGEKKINFADSTSNLSPILSSLLVEGIAQNTSGSLSVLGSGDVQASGSPIDRAILHWGVKLGMNFDDIMSQSPVMQVLPFSSEKKRGGVALNLTHGRVHVHWKGAAEGVLASCTRYIGANDQVLPMDDEKLTFFQKAIEDMASGGLHCVAIAYRSLELENVLINSNGQLAQWELPEDDLILLAVVGMKDDSQPGIKDSVEILQRAGIKVRLVTHDNPQTAKAIAKECSILASDGSDVSEENLIEGKVFRELSDSQREGLAEKILVMARSSPNDKLLLVRALQKRGKIVAVTGYVSNDAHALHEADIGLAMGIQGTEVVKESSDIIILDDNFATVAKCFRWGRSMHEKVLKVMQQQLTVNIVAVTINCMAAVYYRYIPLNAVQFVWVNLIIFGLGPLALATESPADHLMNVPPIDRGQTLIKYIQWKRLLTQVLYQIIALLVINFQGGSLLKNDTRDHATKMKNTMIFNTFVVCQISIEFGVRKTGIVDHPLKWITANSVFLGIVGIILLIQFIIIEFLGKAFFLVRLDWKEWEFSLTLGIVELLFALLLFLKDLAQRNLN, encoded by the exons ATGAATCACTCAATTGGGTTGCCTTATAACCCAAGCAATGACTTGGAGACCGGTCTGAAGGAGGATCATGTTGAGCGCATGAACCGGTGGACG CAAGCGAAACTATATCTGAAAGCATTGCACCGATTCCGTCACACACTAGTCCTGAAAAAGGCAGAAGAAAAGAAGCAGGCAGCACGGAAACTACTTAGAGCACATACCCAAGCCCTACGA GCTGCGGCTATCTTCAAAGAAGTTGCAGATCAAGTGAAAG GGTCTGGTGATTATTTTCCAATTGAACCAGATGAACTTGCTCGTTTGACGAGGAGTAGTGATGTTGATGCTCTGCAGCAATATGGGGGG AAGGAAGGCTTGGCAGATTTACTGAAAACAGATTTAGACAAGGGAATTGATGGGGATGATTTACTAAAGCGGACAATTAAATTTGGATCAAACATATATCCTCCAAAAACAGCAATGAGCCGCTGG ACATGTCTTCGGGAAGCTCTGTACGATTTTACTCGGATCGTTTTGGTGATTGCTTTTATGGGTTCTGTTGTGATGGGTATTCTGGAAGAG ACTAAAAAGCTGGGATGGCACGATGTGTTCAGCGTTGCTATTGCAGCTGCCATGTTCATTCTTATCACAG TCTTATCTGAGTATATTCAAGCTCGTCAGTTCCAGCATATGATTATCACGGAGGAAATCAGAAACATAAAATTGAAG GTTATTAGAGCTGGTCGACAAGTTGTGGTTTCTAATTGTGATATTGTTGTTGGTGATGTTCTACCTCTTAAGACTGGTGATGAG GTCCCTGCTGATGGCATTTTAATCCGTGGTCGCTCACTTGCAATTGATAAGAGTAGAGTCACTGGAGAGAGCAAGATT TTTCACAAGGATTCAAGGAACCCATTTCTACGATCTGGCTGGAAAGTAGCACATGGCAGTGCTACTATGCTG GTAACTGGGGTTGGGAAATGTACTGAATCAGGAATTCTCAGGGCTAACACTTATTCAAAAGACACCGAGAATAAAACCCCCTTGCAG GTGCTTTTAAAGGAGGTTGCTACTTTCATGGGTGCTGTCGGATTCATGGGTGCTGCCATTGTTGCATATGTTGTTTGGTTCAG AGACTTCTTTACTGGTGATAATTCATCAAATGGAAGTCCTGAACCTGGAAGTACACTTGAAGAAGTGATTAGAATTAGTACCATTGCA GTTGCCATTTTTGTCGTTGCATTACCTGAAGTGCTTCCTTCAGCTTTCAACATAAG CCGTCTCAGCACAATGAAAAAGATGAAGGCAGACAATGCCTTG ATGACTGTTTCTGAGGCCTATGCTGGTGAGAAGAAAATCAATTTTGCTGACAGCACAAGCAACTTGTCTCCGATACTATCGTCCTTACTTGTTGAAGGAATTGCTCAGAATACGAGTGGCAGTCTATCTGTGCTTGGG AGTGGTGATGTTCAGGCTTCCGGATCACCAATTGATAGGGCAATTCTGCATTGGGGAGTCAAG CTGGGAATGAATTTTGATGATATAATGTCTCAGTCTCCAGTTATGCAAGTTTTGCCATTCAGTTCAGAGAAAAAACGAGGTGGTGTTGCACTTAATCTG ACACATGGTCGAGTTCATGTACACTGGAAAGGGGCAGCTGAAGGAGTCTTGGCCTCATGCACAAGATACATTGGGGCTAATGATCAGGTTTTACCAATGGATGATGAGAAG TTAACATTTTTTCAAAAAGCTATCGAGGATATGGCTTCTGGAGGTTTGCATTGCGTTGCTATTGCATATAGATCACTTGAGTTGGAAAATGTTCTAATCAATAGTAATGGACAACTAGCGCAGTGGGAACTACCTGAGGATGACCTCATTTTACTAGCTGTTGTTGGTATGAAG GATGATAGTCAACCGGGGATCAAGGACTCGGTGGAAATATTGCAAAGAGCTGGCATTAAG GTACGCCTTGTTACGCATGACAATCCTCAAACTGCAAAAGCAATTGCTAAGGAATGTAGCATACTTGCTTCTGATGGGTCAGATGTTAGTGAGGAAAATCTTATTGAAGGAAAAGTGTTCCGAGAACTTTCTGATAGTCAGAGAGAAGGATTAGCAGAGAAGATTTTG GTAATGGCACGGTCTTCCCCCAATGACAAGCTTTTGCTTGTGCGAGCACTGCAGAAAAGAGGAAAGATTGTTGCTGTCACTGGATATGTCAGTAATGATGCTCATGCATTACATGAG GCCGACATTGGTCTTGCTATGGGTATTCAAGGGACTGAAGTTGTTAAAGAGAGTTCAGATATCATAATCTTGGATGACAATTTTGCTACAGTAGCCaag TGTTTTAGATGGGGACGATCGATGCATGAAAAGGTTCTGAAAGTTATGCAGCAGCAACTTACAGTCAATATTGTAGCAGTAACCATAAACTGCATGGCGGCAGTTTACTATCGTTACATCCCGCTCAATGCTGTGCAG TTTGTGTGGGTGAATCTTATCATATTTGGTCTTGGACCACTAGCACTGGCTACTGAATCTCCGGCTGATCACCTGATGAACGTACCCCCTATTGACCGAGG ACAAACTCTTATAAAATATATTCAGTGGAAGAGACTGTTGACACAG GTTCTGTACCAAATTATTGCCCTGCTTGTCATCAATTTTCAAGGAGGGAGTTTACTGAAAAATGATACCAGAGACCATGCCACAAAAATGAAGAATACAATGATATTCAACACATTTGTTGTTTGTCAG ATTTCCATTGAATTCGGAGTTCGAAAGACTGGTATAGTGGACCATCCTTTGAAATGGATTACTGCTAACTCTGTGTTTCTGGGAATAGTTGGAATAATTCTTTTGATTCAG TTTATCATCATTGAGTTTCTTGGAAAGGCGTTTTTCTTAGTCAGGCTTGACTGGAAAGAGTGGGAGTTTTCGCTGACTCTTGGCATTGTCGA gtTGTTGTTTGCACTGCTTCTATTTCTGAAGGACCTGGCACAAAGGAATCTTAATTAA
- the LOC133709239 gene encoding calcium-transporting ATPase 8, plasma membrane-type-like isoform X4, which produces MESDNISSMCIGSIDGHGYIWKICLWVIRAGRQVVVSNCDIVVGDVLPLKTGDEVPADGILIRGRSLAIDKSRVTGESKIFHKDSRNPFLRSGWKVAHGSATMLVTGVGKCTESGILRANTYSKDTENKTPLQVLLKEVATFMGAVGFMGAAIVAYVVWFRDFFTGDNSSNGSPEPGSTLEEVIRISTIAVAIFVVALPEVLPSAFNISRLSTMKKMKADNALVRRPAVCETMALCNDALCDKTGITLNQMTVSEAYAGEKKINFADSTSNLSPILSSLLVEGIAQNTSGSLSVLGSGDVQASGSPIDRAILHWGVKLGMNFDDIMSQSPVMQVLPFSSEKKRGGVALNLTHGRVHVHWKGAAEGVLASCTRYIGANDQVLPMDDEKLTFFQKAIEDMASGGLHCVAIAYRSLELENVLINSNGQLAQWELPEDDLILLAVVGMKDDSQPGIKDSVEILQRAGIKVRLVTHDNPQTAKAIAKECSILASDGSDVSEENLIEGKVFRELSDSQREGLAEKILVMARSSPNDKLLLVRALQKRGKIVAVTGYVSNDAHALHEADIGLAMGIQGTEVVKESSDIIILDDNFATVAKCFRWGRSMHEKVLKVMQQQLTVNIVAVTINCMAAVYYRYIPLNAVQFVWVNLIIFGLGPLALATESPADHLMNVPPIDRGQTLIKYIQWKRLLTQVLYQIIALLVINFQGGSLLKNDTRDHATKMKNTMIFNTFVVCQISIEFGVRKTGIVDHPLKWITANSVFLGIVGIILLIQFIIIEFLGKAFFLVRLDWKEWEFSLTLGIVELLFALLLFLKDLAQRNLN; this is translated from the exons ATGGAGAGTGATAATATTTCATCAATGTGCATTGGATCGATTGATGGGCATGGATATATTTGGAAGATCTGTTTGTGG GTTATTAGAGCTGGTCGACAAGTTGTGGTTTCTAATTGTGATATTGTTGTTGGTGATGTTCTACCTCTTAAGACTGGTGATGAG GTCCCTGCTGATGGCATTTTAATCCGTGGTCGCTCACTTGCAATTGATAAGAGTAGAGTCACTGGAGAGAGCAAGATT TTTCACAAGGATTCAAGGAACCCATTTCTACGATCTGGCTGGAAAGTAGCACATGGCAGTGCTACTATGCTG GTAACTGGGGTTGGGAAATGTACTGAATCAGGAATTCTCAGGGCTAACACTTATTCAAAAGACACCGAGAATAAAACCCCCTTGCAG GTGCTTTTAAAGGAGGTTGCTACTTTCATGGGTGCTGTCGGATTCATGGGTGCTGCCATTGTTGCATATGTTGTTTGGTTCAG AGACTTCTTTACTGGTGATAATTCATCAAATGGAAGTCCTGAACCTGGAAGTACACTTGAAGAAGTGATTAGAATTAGTACCATTGCA GTTGCCATTTTTGTCGTTGCATTACCTGAAGTGCTTCCTTCAGCTTTCAACATAAG CCGTCTCAGCACAATGAAAAAGATGAAGGCAGACAATGCCTTG GTGCGGAGGCCAGCTGTATGTGAAACCATGGCCTTATGCAATGATGCACTTTGTGACAAGACTGGAATAACTTTGAACCAG ATGACTGTTTCTGAGGCCTATGCTGGTGAGAAGAAAATCAATTTTGCTGACAGCACAAGCAACTTGTCTCCGATACTATCGTCCTTACTTGTTGAAGGAATTGCTCAGAATACGAGTGGCAGTCTATCTGTGCTTGGG AGTGGTGATGTTCAGGCTTCCGGATCACCAATTGATAGGGCAATTCTGCATTGGGGAGTCAAG CTGGGAATGAATTTTGATGATATAATGTCTCAGTCTCCAGTTATGCAAGTTTTGCCATTCAGTTCAGAGAAAAAACGAGGTGGTGTTGCACTTAATCTG ACACATGGTCGAGTTCATGTACACTGGAAAGGGGCAGCTGAAGGAGTCTTGGCCTCATGCACAAGATACATTGGGGCTAATGATCAGGTTTTACCAATGGATGATGAGAAG TTAACATTTTTTCAAAAAGCTATCGAGGATATGGCTTCTGGAGGTTTGCATTGCGTTGCTATTGCATATAGATCACTTGAGTTGGAAAATGTTCTAATCAATAGTAATGGACAACTAGCGCAGTGGGAACTACCTGAGGATGACCTCATTTTACTAGCTGTTGTTGGTATGAAG GATGATAGTCAACCGGGGATCAAGGACTCGGTGGAAATATTGCAAAGAGCTGGCATTAAG GTACGCCTTGTTACGCATGACAATCCTCAAACTGCAAAAGCAATTGCTAAGGAATGTAGCATACTTGCTTCTGATGGGTCAGATGTTAGTGAGGAAAATCTTATTGAAGGAAAAGTGTTCCGAGAACTTTCTGATAGTCAGAGAGAAGGATTAGCAGAGAAGATTTTG GTAATGGCACGGTCTTCCCCCAATGACAAGCTTTTGCTTGTGCGAGCACTGCAGAAAAGAGGAAAGATTGTTGCTGTCACTGGATATGTCAGTAATGATGCTCATGCATTACATGAG GCCGACATTGGTCTTGCTATGGGTATTCAAGGGACTGAAGTTGTTAAAGAGAGTTCAGATATCATAATCTTGGATGACAATTTTGCTACAGTAGCCaag TGTTTTAGATGGGGACGATCGATGCATGAAAAGGTTCTGAAAGTTATGCAGCAGCAACTTACAGTCAATATTGTAGCAGTAACCATAAACTGCATGGCGGCAGTTTACTATCGTTACATCCCGCTCAATGCTGTGCAG TTTGTGTGGGTGAATCTTATCATATTTGGTCTTGGACCACTAGCACTGGCTACTGAATCTCCGGCTGATCACCTGATGAACGTACCCCCTATTGACCGAGG ACAAACTCTTATAAAATATATTCAGTGGAAGAGACTGTTGACACAG GTTCTGTACCAAATTATTGCCCTGCTTGTCATCAATTTTCAAGGAGGGAGTTTACTGAAAAATGATACCAGAGACCATGCCACAAAAATGAAGAATACAATGATATTCAACACATTTGTTGTTTGTCAG ATTTCCATTGAATTCGGAGTTCGAAAGACTGGTATAGTGGACCATCCTTTGAAATGGATTACTGCTAACTCTGTGTTTCTGGGAATAGTTGGAATAATTCTTTTGATTCAG TTTATCATCATTGAGTTTCTTGGAAAGGCGTTTTTCTTAGTCAGGCTTGACTGGAAAGAGTGGGAGTTTTCGCTGACTCTTGGCATTGTCGA gtTGTTGTTTGCACTGCTTCTATTTCTGAAGGACCTGGCACAAAGGAATCTTAATTAA
- the LOC133709239 gene encoding calcium-transporting ATPase 10, plasma membrane-type-like isoform X1, producing the protein MNHSIGLPYNPSNDLETGLKEDHVERMNRWTQAKLYLKALHRFRHTLVLKKAEEKKQAARKLLRAHTQALRAAAIFKEVADQVKGSGDYFPIEPDELARLTRSSDVDALQQYGGKEGLADLLKTDLDKGIDGDDLLKRTIKFGSNIYPPKTAMSRWTCLREALYDFTRIVLVIAFMGSVVMGILEETKKLGWHDVFSVAIAAAMFILITVLSEYIQARQFQHMIITEEIRNIKLKVIRAGRQVVVSNCDIVVGDVLPLKTGDEVPADGILIRGRSLAIDKSRVTGESKIFHKDSRNPFLRSGWKVAHGSATMLVTGVGKCTESGILRANTYSKDTENKTPLQVLLKEVATFMGAVGFMGAAIVAYVVWFRDFFTGDNSSNGSPEPGSTLEEVIRISTIAVAIFVVALPEVLPSAFNISRLSTMKKMKADNALVRRPAVCETMALCNDALCDKTGITLNQMTVSEAYAGEKKINFADSTSNLSPILSSLLVEGIAQNTSGSLSVLGSGDVQASGSPIDRAILHWGVKLGMNFDDIMSQSPVMQVLPFSSEKKRGGVALNLTHGRVHVHWKGAAEGVLASCTRYIGANDQVLPMDDEKLTFFQKAIEDMASGGLHCVAIAYRSLELENVLINSNGQLAQWELPEDDLILLAVVGMKDDSQPGIKDSVEILQRAGIKVRLVTHDNPQTAKAIAKECSILASDGSDVSEENLIEGKVFRELSDSQREGLAEKILVMARSSPNDKLLLVRALQKRGKIVAVTGYVSNDAHALHEADIGLAMGIQGTEVVKESSDIIILDDNFATVAKCFRWGRSMHEKVLKVMQQQLTVNIVAVTINCMAAVYYRYIPLNAVQFVWVNLIIFGLGPLALATESPADHLMNVPPIDRGQTLIKYIQWKRLLTQVLYQIIALLVINFQGGSLLKNDTRDHATKMKNTMIFNTFVVCQISIEFGVRKTGIVDHPLKWITANSVFLGIVGIILLIQFIIIEFLGKAFFLVRLDWKEWEFSLTLGIVELLFALLLFLKDLAQRNLN; encoded by the exons ATGAATCACTCAATTGGGTTGCCTTATAACCCAAGCAATGACTTGGAGACCGGTCTGAAGGAGGATCATGTTGAGCGCATGAACCGGTGGACG CAAGCGAAACTATATCTGAAAGCATTGCACCGATTCCGTCACACACTAGTCCTGAAAAAGGCAGAAGAAAAGAAGCAGGCAGCACGGAAACTACTTAGAGCACATACCCAAGCCCTACGA GCTGCGGCTATCTTCAAAGAAGTTGCAGATCAAGTGAAAG GGTCTGGTGATTATTTTCCAATTGAACCAGATGAACTTGCTCGTTTGACGAGGAGTAGTGATGTTGATGCTCTGCAGCAATATGGGGGG AAGGAAGGCTTGGCAGATTTACTGAAAACAGATTTAGACAAGGGAATTGATGGGGATGATTTACTAAAGCGGACAATTAAATTTGGATCAAACATATATCCTCCAAAAACAGCAATGAGCCGCTGG ACATGTCTTCGGGAAGCTCTGTACGATTTTACTCGGATCGTTTTGGTGATTGCTTTTATGGGTTCTGTTGTGATGGGTATTCTGGAAGAG ACTAAAAAGCTGGGATGGCACGATGTGTTCAGCGTTGCTATTGCAGCTGCCATGTTCATTCTTATCACAG TCTTATCTGAGTATATTCAAGCTCGTCAGTTCCAGCATATGATTATCACGGAGGAAATCAGAAACATAAAATTGAAG GTTATTAGAGCTGGTCGACAAGTTGTGGTTTCTAATTGTGATATTGTTGTTGGTGATGTTCTACCTCTTAAGACTGGTGATGAG GTCCCTGCTGATGGCATTTTAATCCGTGGTCGCTCACTTGCAATTGATAAGAGTAGAGTCACTGGAGAGAGCAAGATT TTTCACAAGGATTCAAGGAACCCATTTCTACGATCTGGCTGGAAAGTAGCACATGGCAGTGCTACTATGCTG GTAACTGGGGTTGGGAAATGTACTGAATCAGGAATTCTCAGGGCTAACACTTATTCAAAAGACACCGAGAATAAAACCCCCTTGCAG GTGCTTTTAAAGGAGGTTGCTACTTTCATGGGTGCTGTCGGATTCATGGGTGCTGCCATTGTTGCATATGTTGTTTGGTTCAG AGACTTCTTTACTGGTGATAATTCATCAAATGGAAGTCCTGAACCTGGAAGTACACTTGAAGAAGTGATTAGAATTAGTACCATTGCA GTTGCCATTTTTGTCGTTGCATTACCTGAAGTGCTTCCTTCAGCTTTCAACATAAG CCGTCTCAGCACAATGAAAAAGATGAAGGCAGACAATGCCTTG GTGCGGAGGCCAGCTGTATGTGAAACCATGGCCTTATGCAATGATGCACTTTGTGACAAGACTGGAATAACTTTGAACCAG ATGACTGTTTCTGAGGCCTATGCTGGTGAGAAGAAAATCAATTTTGCTGACAGCACAAGCAACTTGTCTCCGATACTATCGTCCTTACTTGTTGAAGGAATTGCTCAGAATACGAGTGGCAGTCTATCTGTGCTTGGG AGTGGTGATGTTCAGGCTTCCGGATCACCAATTGATAGGGCAATTCTGCATTGGGGAGTCAAG CTGGGAATGAATTTTGATGATATAATGTCTCAGTCTCCAGTTATGCAAGTTTTGCCATTCAGTTCAGAGAAAAAACGAGGTGGTGTTGCACTTAATCTG ACACATGGTCGAGTTCATGTACACTGGAAAGGGGCAGCTGAAGGAGTCTTGGCCTCATGCACAAGATACATTGGGGCTAATGATCAGGTTTTACCAATGGATGATGAGAAG TTAACATTTTTTCAAAAAGCTATCGAGGATATGGCTTCTGGAGGTTTGCATTGCGTTGCTATTGCATATAGATCACTTGAGTTGGAAAATGTTCTAATCAATAGTAATGGACAACTAGCGCAGTGGGAACTACCTGAGGATGACCTCATTTTACTAGCTGTTGTTGGTATGAAG GATGATAGTCAACCGGGGATCAAGGACTCGGTGGAAATATTGCAAAGAGCTGGCATTAAG GTACGCCTTGTTACGCATGACAATCCTCAAACTGCAAAAGCAATTGCTAAGGAATGTAGCATACTTGCTTCTGATGGGTCAGATGTTAGTGAGGAAAATCTTATTGAAGGAAAAGTGTTCCGAGAACTTTCTGATAGTCAGAGAGAAGGATTAGCAGAGAAGATTTTG GTAATGGCACGGTCTTCCCCCAATGACAAGCTTTTGCTTGTGCGAGCACTGCAGAAAAGAGGAAAGATTGTTGCTGTCACTGGATATGTCAGTAATGATGCTCATGCATTACATGAG GCCGACATTGGTCTTGCTATGGGTATTCAAGGGACTGAAGTTGTTAAAGAGAGTTCAGATATCATAATCTTGGATGACAATTTTGCTACAGTAGCCaag TGTTTTAGATGGGGACGATCGATGCATGAAAAGGTTCTGAAAGTTATGCAGCAGCAACTTACAGTCAATATTGTAGCAGTAACCATAAACTGCATGGCGGCAGTTTACTATCGTTACATCCCGCTCAATGCTGTGCAG TTTGTGTGGGTGAATCTTATCATATTTGGTCTTGGACCACTAGCACTGGCTACTGAATCTCCGGCTGATCACCTGATGAACGTACCCCCTATTGACCGAGG ACAAACTCTTATAAAATATATTCAGTGGAAGAGACTGTTGACACAG GTTCTGTACCAAATTATTGCCCTGCTTGTCATCAATTTTCAAGGAGGGAGTTTACTGAAAAATGATACCAGAGACCATGCCACAAAAATGAAGAATACAATGATATTCAACACATTTGTTGTTTGTCAG ATTTCCATTGAATTCGGAGTTCGAAAGACTGGTATAGTGGACCATCCTTTGAAATGGATTACTGCTAACTCTGTGTTTCTGGGAATAGTTGGAATAATTCTTTTGATTCAG TTTATCATCATTGAGTTTCTTGGAAAGGCGTTTTTCTTAGTCAGGCTTGACTGGAAAGAGTGGGAGTTTTCGCTGACTCTTGGCATTGTCGA gtTGTTGTTTGCACTGCTTCTATTTCTGAAGGACCTGGCACAAAGGAATCTTAATTAA